One Candidatus Krumholzibacteriota bacterium DNA window includes the following coding sequences:
- a CDS encoding nicotinamide-nucleotide amidohydrolase family protein: protein MKRRIELIAVGGELLSGRVADTNTAHIARKLGALGLEPEQITVLPDDVAAVTAFLRGAIRRGGVVIVTGGLGSTGDDVTRAAAVAALGGRTETLPEALEAIRLRFASFGRKMPPGYGAMATVPAGALLIPNTVGAAPGLDVAGKGFRLFLLPGPPAEMRPMFRSCVEPALAGLAGPPRTVLRTAGISESALEDRLAAALGRLPGELGVISGERGVDLYLPAGNAELEASIRGLLGDLLYAEGETRLEETIVAALVGRGETLAVAESLTGGLVASAIVSVPGASACFLEGFVTYGDEAKQARLGVRPETIAAHGAVSRPTALEMAAGACRTAGADRAIATTGIAGPTGARLGKPVGLVFVAVDGPSGTRCRRLRFSGDRDLVRRRACAAALDLLRLDLAGAAAGFDEGGEKS from the coding sequence ATGAAGAGACGGATCGAACTGATCGCCGTCGGCGGCGAGCTCCTTTCGGGGCGGGTCGCCGACACCAACACGGCCCATATCGCCCGCAAACTCGGCGCGCTCGGCCTCGAGCCCGAGCAAATCACCGTCCTCCCCGACGACGTCGCCGCCGTGACGGCCTTTCTCCGCGGGGCGATCCGCCGCGGGGGCGTGGTGATCGTCACCGGCGGACTCGGCTCCACCGGGGACGACGTGACCCGGGCGGCGGCCGTCGCCGCCCTCGGCGGAAGGACGGAGACGCTGCCGGAGGCACTCGAGGCGATCCGCCTGCGCTTCGCCTCGTTCGGCCGAAAGATGCCCCCGGGGTACGGGGCGATGGCGACGGTGCCCGCGGGCGCGCTCCTCATACCCAACACGGTCGGGGCGGCCCCCGGGCTCGATGTGGCGGGAAAGGGGTTCCGGCTCTTTTTGCTGCCCGGGCCGCCCGCCGAGATGCGGCCGATGTTCCGCTCATGCGTCGAACCGGCGCTGGCAGGGCTCGCCGGCCCCCCGCGGACCGTGCTCAGGACGGCCGGAATCTCCGAGTCGGCGCTCGAGGATCGTCTCGCCGCCGCACTCGGCCGCCTGCCCGGCGAACTGGGCGTCATCTCGGGCGAGCGCGGCGTCGATCTCTACCTGCCAGCGGGAAACGCCGAACTCGAGGCATCGATCCGCGGCCTTCTCGGCGACCTCCTCTACGCCGAGGGGGAGACGCGGCTCGAGGAGACGATCGTCGCCGCCCTCGTCGGCCGGGGCGAGACCCTCGCCGTCGCCGAATCGCTCACCGGCGGGCTCGTGGCCTCGGCGATCGTCTCGGTTCCCGGCGCGAGCGCGTGTTTCCTCGAGGGTTTCGTGACGTACGGCGACGAAGCGAAACAGGCGCGGCTCGGCGTGCGCCCCGAGACGATCGCCGCCCACGGCGCGGTGAGCCGCCCGACGGCGCTCGAGATGGCCGCCGGCGCGTGCCGCACCGCCGGCGCCGACCGGGCGATCGCCACCACGGGGATCGCCGGACCGACGGGGGCACGGCTGGGCAAACCGGTCGGTCTCGTCTTCGTCGCGGTCGACGGTCCCTCGGGAACCCGCTGCCGGCGCCTCCGCTTTTCCGGCGACCGCGACCTCGTCCGGCGGCGGGCGTGCGCCGCCGCGCTCGATCTCTTGCGTCTCGATCTCGCCGGGGCGGCCGCCGGTTTCGACGAAGGCGGGGAAAAGTCATGA